A part of Deinococcus detaillensis genomic DNA contains:
- the dnaJ gene encoding molecular chaperone DnaJ, which produces MDYYELLAVSRSASGDEIKSSYRKLALKFHPDRNKEAGAVEQFTKINEAYAVLSDAEKRAHYDRFGSAPSASGMPGGDPFGGAAGFDPMDIFEQLFGGAVSARGRRGPARGDDIETEITVTLEQARVGAEVPVQVDRLSECEHCHGQKSEPGGKPPRTCPACKGAGQVQAQARTIFGNIMTQQPCQTCRGAGQIIEEPCTVCRGRGHTLKSETVKVALPKGIDEGYRIRVAGMGHEGAGGAGDLYVHIEMAKHSDLQREAEHLIFPAKISFPKAALGGQITVPTLDGPQVVDVKPGTQHGELHRLRGQGMPRLQGSGSGDLVVIYEVIVPKTFTPEAREALASYARASGEEVSEQHGFFDKIGKIFRGD; this is translated from the coding sequence GTGGATTACTATGAACTGCTGGCCGTCTCACGCAGCGCCAGCGGCGACGAAATCAAAAGCTCTTACCGCAAACTGGCCCTGAAGTTTCACCCCGACCGCAACAAAGAAGCCGGAGCAGTCGAACAGTTTACCAAGATCAACGAAGCCTACGCGGTGCTGAGCGACGCTGAAAAGCGTGCCCACTACGACCGCTTCGGCAGTGCGCCGAGCGCGTCGGGTATGCCGGGCGGCGACCCATTCGGCGGCGCGGCGGGCTTTGATCCGATGGACATTTTTGAGCAGTTGTTCGGCGGCGCAGTGAGCGCACGTGGGCGGCGCGGCCCAGCACGCGGCGACGACATCGAAACCGAAATCACCGTGACGCTGGAGCAGGCCCGCGTCGGTGCGGAAGTGCCGGTGCAAGTCGACCGCCTCAGCGAGTGCGAGCATTGCCACGGCCAAAAATCCGAGCCGGGAGGCAAGCCGCCGCGCACTTGCCCGGCCTGCAAAGGCGCTGGCCAAGTACAGGCGCAGGCCCGCACTATTTTCGGCAACATCATGACCCAGCAGCCCTGCCAAACTTGCCGGGGCGCGGGTCAGATCATCGAAGAGCCGTGTACGGTCTGCCGTGGGCGCGGGCATACCCTCAAGTCCGAAACCGTCAAAGTCGCCCTCCCCAAAGGCATCGACGAGGGCTACCGCATCCGGGTGGCGGGCATGGGACACGAAGGAGCGGGCGGCGCGGGCGACTTGTATGTGCATATCGAGATGGCCAAACACAGCGACCTTCAGCGCGAAGCCGAACACCTGATTTTTCCGGCCAAGATCAGCTTTCCCAAAGCGGCGCTCGGCGGCCAAATCACCGTGCCCACCCTCGACGGCCCGCAAGTGGTCGACGTCAAGCCCGGCACCCAGCACGGCGAACTCCACCGCCTACGCGGACAAGGCATGCCCCGTTTGCAGGGCAGCGGCAGCGGCGACTTGGTGGTGATCTACGAGGTGATCGTGCCCAAAACCTTCACGCCCGAAGCCCGCGAGGCGCTGGCCAGTTACGCCCGTGCCAGCGGCGAAGAAGTGTCGGAGCAGCACGGCTTTTTCGATAAGATCGGCAAGATTTTTAGAGGAGACTGA
- a CDS encoding DUF1579 domain-containing protein, translating into MSGSFKAVFALVVLSLSAAAFAQQMNPDQLKADQQKMMAPLAWMNGEWRGPATIILPDGKTHAITQTERIGPVQDGTLKVLQGRGYEANGAASFDAFAVVAYDSYEKTFSITSFSGGYAGKFMFKPTADGYIWEIPQGPTTLRYTAVFKDGTWTETGENITKDQPPVRNFQMVLKRIGDTDWPNANLVPMK; encoded by the coding sequence ATGTCCGGTTCTTTCAAAGCAGTGTTTGCGCTCGTGGTCCTCAGTCTGAGCGCTGCGGCCTTTGCTCAGCAGATGAATCCAGACCAGCTCAAAGCCGATCAGCAAAAAATGATGGCCCCGCTGGCCTGGATGAACGGTGAATGGCGCGGCCCAGCGACCATTATCTTGCCGGACGGCAAAACCCACGCCATCACCCAAACCGAGCGAATTGGCCCGGTACAAGACGGCACGCTCAAAGTTTTGCAAGGGCGCGGCTACGAAGCCAACGGCGCGGCCAGTTTCGACGCCTTCGCCGTTGTTGCTTACGATTCTTACGAAAAAACGTTCAGCATCACTTCGTTTTCTGGAGGATATGCGGGCAAGTTTATGTTCAAGCCAACCGCTGACGGCTACATCTGGGAAATTCCGCAAGGGCCGACAACGCTGCGTTATACGGCAGTATTCAAAGACGGCACCTGGACAGAAACCGGCGAGAATATCACCAAAGATCAGCCCCCCGTTCGCAATTTTCAGATGGTGCTGAAGCGCATTGGCGATACCGATTGGCCCAACGCCAACTTGGTGCCGATGAAGTAA